From the Leptolyngbya sp. O-77 genome, one window contains:
- the htpG gene encoding molecular chaperone HtpG → MTTILEQGNISIHTENIFPIIKKWLYSDHEIFLRELVSNAVDAIQKLRMVSHSGEYSGDLGDPLIEIKIDKDAKTLSVSDNGIGMTADEVKKYINQVAFSSAEEFVEKYKASSDQQIIGHFGLGFYSSFMVAKHVRIDTLSYKDGSQPVRWDCDGSTEFQLSESDRTTRGTTVTLTLQDEEEEYLETARIQQLVRKYCDFMPVPIHLDGEQINRQKAPWKESPSSLTKDDYLEFYRYLYPFQEDPLLWVHLNTDYPFVVNGILYFPKLRPDVDVTKGQIKLFCNQVFVSDNCEEVIPRFLMPLRGVIDSSDIPLNVSRSFLQNDRTVRRIADYIAKKVGDRLKELYRDDREAYIRSWQDLGTFVKFGSMNDDKFKKQVEDILIFRTTHQEPPAEKPTVEVKPTVEVQTAEGDVWESGSAAPSNTVDGKTYTTLKDYLERVKERHENRVFYCNDESSQATYVELHKSQGLEVLFLDSFIDSHFVSFLEREHPNVRFSRVDSELDDTLIDKDQANEIVDPTTNKTRSEQIKELFEKALNKPKLTIRTEALKSDNAEAAPPAMVLLPESLRRLQEMTALLQQQEMAFPEEHILLVNTAHPLVQNLLSRSQGTILRSDGSAASDDLSTLLCQHIYDLALMSQKGFDAEGMKAFVERSNQVLTRLTR, encoded by the coding sequence ATGACGACGATTCTGGAACAGGGCAATATTTCAATTCATACCGAGAATATTTTCCCGATTATCAAAAAGTGGCTCTATTCCGACCACGAGATTTTCCTGCGGGAACTGGTGTCCAACGCCGTAGACGCGATTCAGAAGCTGCGAATGGTGTCGCACTCCGGCGAATATTCCGGCGATCTGGGCGATCCGCTGATCGAGATCAAGATCGACAAGGATGCCAAAACGCTGTCGGTGTCCGACAACGGCATCGGCATGACCGCCGACGAGGTGAAAAAGTACATCAACCAGGTGGCGTTTTCTAGCGCCGAAGAGTTTGTTGAAAAGTACAAAGCCAGCAGCGACCAGCAGATTATTGGGCACTTTGGTCTGGGGTTCTATTCGTCCTTTATGGTGGCGAAGCACGTCCGCATCGATACGCTGTCCTACAAAGACGGATCTCAGCCCGTCCGGTGGGATTGTGACGGCTCGACCGAGTTCCAGCTTTCCGAATCGGATCGCACGACGCGGGGTACAACCGTTACCCTAACGCTGCAAGACGAAGAAGAGGAATACCTGGAAACCGCCCGCATTCAGCAACTGGTGCGGAAATATTGCGACTTTATGCCCGTGCCGATCCATCTGGACGGGGAGCAAATCAACCGCCAAAAGGCACCCTGGAAAGAATCACCCAGTTCGCTGACCAAGGACGACTATCTGGAGTTCTATCGCTATCTCTACCCGTTCCAGGAAGACCCGCTGCTGTGGGTGCATCTGAACACGGATTATCCCTTCGTGGTGAATGGCATCCTCTACTTCCCTAAGCTGCGCCCCGATGTGGACGTGACCAAGGGACAGATCAAGCTGTTCTGCAATCAGGTCTTTGTCAGCGACAACTGCGAAGAGGTGATTCCCCGATTCCTGATGCCGCTGCGGGGCGTGATCGATAGCTCCGACATTCCGCTGAACGTGTCGCGCAGCTTCTTGCAAAACGACCGCACGGTGCGCCGCATTGCGGACTATATTGCCAAGAAAGTGGGCGATCGCCTCAAGGAACTCTACCGCGACGACCGCGAAGCCTATATCCGCAGTTGGCAAGACCTGGGAACCTTCGTCAAGTTCGGCTCGATGAACGACGACAAGTTCAAAAAGCAGGTCGAGGATATCCTGATTTTCCGCACGACCCATCAGGAGCCACCCGCCGAGAAACCCACTGTAGAAGTGAAACCCACTGTAGAAGTTCAGACTGCTGAGGGCGACGTGTGGGAGTCGGGTTCTGCCGCTCCGTCCAATACGGTCGATGGCAAAACCTATACCACGCTCAAAGACTATCTGGAGCGGGTAAAAGAGCGCCACGAAAACCGCGTCTTTTATTGCAACGACGAATCTAGCCAGGCGACCTATGTAGAACTTCACAAGAGCCAGGGGCTAGAGGTGCTGTTCCTGGATTCCTTCATCGATTCGCACTTCGTCAGCTTCTTGGAGCGGGAACATCCCAACGTGCGCTTCTCGCGGGTCGATTCGGAACTCGATGACACACTGATCGACAAAGATCAGGCAAACGAAATCGTTGACCCGACCACCAACAAAACCCGCAGCGAACAGATTAAAGAACTGTTTGAAAAGGCGCTGAACAAGCCCAAGCTGACCATCCGCACCGAGGCGCTCAAGTCCGACAATGCCGAAGCTGCGCCGCCTGCGATGGTGCTGCTGCCCGAAAGCCTGCGCCGCCTCCAGGAAATGACCGCGCTGCTGCAACAGCAGGAAATGGCGTTCCCAGAAGAACATATCCTGCTGGTGAACACAGCCCATCCGCTGGTGCAAAACCTACTGTCGCGCAGCCAGGGCACGATTCTCCGGTCGGATGGTTCCGCCGCGTCGGATGACCTCTCGACGCTGCTCTGCCAGCACATCTATGACCTGGCGCTGATGAGCCAGAAGGGCTTTGACGCAGAGGGCATGAAGGCGTTTGTGGAGCGATCGAACCAGGTTCTGACGCGGTTGACTCGTTAG
- the ffh gene encoding signal recognition particle protein → MFEALADRLEGAWKKLRGQDKISEANIQEALREVRRALLEADVNLQVVKDFVAEVQEKALGAEVISGVRPDQQFIKIVHDQLVEVMGETNVPLAEAEPAPTIVLMAGLQGTGKTTATAKLALHLRKQNRSTLLVATDVYRPAAIDQLITLGKQINVPVFELGTDANPVEIARQGVAKAKEDGINTVIIDTAGRLQIDADMMAELAQIKDTVQPHEVLLVVDAMTGQEAANLTRTFHDRIGITGAILTKLDGDTRGGAALSVRRISGQPIKFVGVGEKVEALQPFYPDRMASRILGMGDVLTLVEKAQEEVDIAEAEKLQEKILNAQFDFDDFLKQTRLLKAMGSLGGIMKMIPGMNKISSEQLEQGELQLKRAEAMINSMTREERKNPDLLSSSPSRRRRIARGAGYGLDDVSKLVSDFQKMRSLMQQMGQGQMPGMGMPGMGGLFGGGAPAMGGPRNAPPPGWRGYPSGPPSKKKKKDKKKKGFGTL, encoded by the coding sequence ATGTTTGAAGCCCTAGCCGATCGCCTTGAAGGAGCCTGGAAAAAACTTCGCGGTCAAGACAAAATCTCCGAAGCCAACATCCAAGAAGCCCTGCGCGAAGTGCGGCGGGCCCTGCTGGAGGCAGACGTAAACCTCCAGGTGGTGAAGGATTTTGTCGCGGAAGTGCAAGAAAAAGCGCTGGGTGCGGAGGTGATTTCCGGTGTCCGCCCCGATCAGCAGTTCATCAAAATCGTCCATGACCAGCTTGTAGAGGTCATGGGAGAAACCAACGTTCCCCTCGCCGAGGCAGAGCCTGCGCCGACTATCGTGCTGATGGCGGGTCTCCAGGGTACAGGTAAAACGACGGCTACAGCAAAGCTGGCGCTGCATCTCCGCAAGCAGAATCGCAGCACGCTGCTGGTGGCGACGGACGTGTACCGTCCTGCGGCGATCGATCAGCTGATCACGCTGGGCAAGCAGATCAACGTGCCTGTGTTTGAGCTAGGCACGGATGCTAACCCGGTAGAAATTGCTCGACAAGGCGTAGCCAAAGCCAAAGAAGACGGCATTAACACCGTCATCATCGACACGGCGGGCCGTCTGCAAATCGATGCCGACATGATGGCCGAGCTGGCGCAGATTAAAGACACCGTGCAGCCCCATGAAGTGCTGCTGGTGGTAGACGCGATGACAGGCCAAGAGGCGGCAAACCTCACCCGCACGTTTCACGACCGCATCGGCATTACAGGCGCAATTTTGACCAAGCTGGACGGCGACACGCGGGGCGGTGCGGCGCTGTCGGTGCGGCGGATTTCGGGGCAGCCGATCAAGTTTGTAGGCGTGGGCGAAAAGGTCGAGGCGCTGCAACCGTTCTATCCTGACCGGATGGCATCGCGGATTTTGGGCATGGGCGACGTGCTGACGCTGGTCGAAAAAGCCCAGGAAGAAGTCGATATCGCCGAAGCCGAAAAACTGCAAGAGAAAATTCTCAATGCCCAGTTCGACTTTGACGACTTTTTGAAGCAAACCCGGCTGCTGAAAGCGATGGGGTCGCTGGGTGGCATCATGAAAATGATCCCCGGTATGAACAAGATTTCGAGCGAGCAGCTAGAGCAGGGCGAATTGCAGCTTAAACGGGCGGAGGCAATGATCAATTCCATGACCCGCGAGGAGCGCAAAAATCCAGATTTGCTGTCTAGTTCGCCTAGCCGTCGCCGCCGCATCGCCAGGGGCGCAGGCTATGGACTGGACGACGTGAGCAAGCTCGTCAGCGATTTCCAAAAGATGCGATCGCTCATGCAGCAGATGGGCCAGGGGCAAATGCCAGGTATGGGAATGCCGGGCATGGGCGGACTTTTTGGCGGCGGCGCTCCCGCAATGGGCGGCCCGCGCAACGCCCCACCACCCGGCTGGCGCGGCTATCCAAGCGGGCCACCCTCTAAGAAAAAGAAGAAGGACAAAAAGAAGAAAGGGTTTGGAACCCTCTAG
- a CDS encoding sugar phosphate nucleotidyltransferase: MKAMILAAGKGTRVRPITYTIPKPMIPILQKPVMEFLLELLRQHGFDEIMVNVSHLAYEIESYFRDGQRFGVQIAYSFEGRIVDGQLEGQAIGSAGGMRKIQDFAPFFDDTFVVLCGDALIDLNLTEAVRWHREKGAIATIIMKDVPREEVSSYGVVVTDESGRIQTFQEKPSIEEALSTTINTGIYIFEPEIFDYIPSGVEYDIGSELFPKLVEKGAPFYGISMDFEWVDIGKVPDYWHAIRSVLRGEVKNVEIPGREVRPGIYTGINVAVNWDKVDIQGPVYIGGMTKIEDGARIVGPSMIGPNCHICSGATVDNSVIFEYSRLGPGVRLVDKLVFGRYCVDKTGASIDVQAAALDWLIADTRGDIPAETPIEHQAITELLSAETR; encoded by the coding sequence ATGAAAGCCATGATCCTCGCTGCTGGTAAGGGAACTCGTGTGCGTCCCATCACCTACACGATTCCCAAACCGATGATTCCCATTCTGCAAAAGCCCGTGATGGAGTTCCTGCTAGAGCTGCTGCGGCAGCACGGCTTCGATGAAATCATGGTGAACGTGAGTCACCTGGCTTACGAAATCGAGAGCTATTTCCGCGATGGACAGCGCTTTGGCGTGCAAATTGCCTATTCCTTTGAAGGGCGGATTGTGGATGGTCAACTCGAAGGTCAGGCTATCGGTTCTGCGGGCGGAATGCGGAAGATTCAGGACTTTGCGCCGTTTTTTGACGATACGTTCGTGGTGCTGTGTGGTGATGCGCTGATCGACCTGAATTTGACCGAGGCGGTGCGCTGGCATCGAGAAAAGGGGGCGATCGCCACCATTATTATGAAAGATGTGCCCCGCGAAGAGGTGTCGAGCTATGGGGTTGTGGTCACCGATGAGTCGGGCCGCATCCAAACCTTCCAGGAAAAGCCCTCGATCGAAGAAGCCCTCAGCACCACAATCAACACCGGGATTTATATCTTTGAGCCAGAAATTTTTGACTACATTCCTTCTGGTGTGGAATACGACATCGGCAGTGAGCTATTCCCCAAGCTGGTTGAAAAGGGCGCACCCTTCTACGGCATTTCGATGGATTTTGAGTGGGTGGATATTGGCAAAGTGCCCGACTATTGGCACGCCATTCGCAGCGTCTTAAGGGGTGAGGTCAAGAATGTCGAAATTCCCGGCCGAGAAGTGCGCCCCGGCATCTACACGGGCATCAATGTCGCCGTGAACTGGGACAAGGTAGACATTCAGGGCCCGGTATACATTGGCGGCATGACCAAGATTGAGGACGGCGCACGCATTGTCGGCCCGTCGATGATTGGCCCCAACTGCCACATTTGCAGCGGCGCAACGGTTGATAACAGCGTGATTTTTGAATATTCGCGCCTAGGGCCCGGCGTGCGCCTGGTCGATAAGCTCGTGTTTGGTCGCTATTGCGTAGACAAGACGGGCGCATCCATCGACGTGCAGGCGGCTGCGCTCGACTGGCTGATCGCCGACACACGGGGCGACATTCCTGCCGAAACGCCGATCGAGCATCAGGCGATTACGGAACTGCTGAGCGCTGAGACTCGATAG
- a CDS encoding segregation/condensation protein A codes for MALSLAQNAIALLIDLSERGEIDPWDVKVIDVIDRFLSQLKPLQAVEAGRAPYEADLSESGQAFLYASMLVLLKADTLARATQDEAPLEDEFLEKSDGTAGAPLPLSLERRLRRRAVARPMQSRQVTLQELISQLEMMAAAVSDPRPRQRVRRPRPQSRSQAVRVITQLAHQENLSEIAAVLEQFLQEHWDAVSQGDEWMEFEQLLELWVASDAAAETRQEGHHATPQGDRVGVFWALLYLSAQSKVELLQEEFYQDLRVRSLAGSETDSLENSAVSNLLD; via the coding sequence ATGGCTCTTTCGCTAGCGCAAAATGCGATCGCCCTGCTGATCGACCTGTCTGAACGGGGCGAAATTGACCCGTGGGATGTCAAGGTTATCGACGTTATTGATCGATTTCTCAGCCAGCTTAAGCCCTTGCAAGCGGTAGAAGCGGGCCGTGCCCCCTATGAGGCTGACTTGTCCGAGTCGGGTCAGGCATTTCTCTATGCTTCTATGCTGGTGCTGCTCAAGGCCGATACGCTAGCCCGCGCCACTCAAGACGAAGCGCCATTAGAAGACGAGTTTCTAGAAAAATCTGACGGGACTGCGGGTGCGCCCTTGCCCCTCAGCCTAGAGCGGCGGTTGCGGCGGAGAGCGGTGGCCCGACCGATGCAGAGTCGCCAGGTGACGCTGCAAGAGCTCATTTCTCAGCTAGAGATGATGGCGGCGGCAGTGTCCGACCCCCGACCTCGACAGCGCGTTCGTCGTCCCCGTCCTCAGTCGCGCAGTCAGGCGGTGCGCGTCATTACCCAACTGGCTCACCAGGAAAACCTGTCTGAAATTGCCGCTGTGCTGGAGCAGTTTTTGCAAGAGCATTGGGACGCGGTGAGCCAGGGTGATGAGTGGATGGAGTTTGAGCAGTTGCTAGAACTGTGGGTGGCATCGGACGCAGCAGCAGAAACCCGACAAGAGGGCCACCATGCAACGCCTCAGGGCGATCGCGTGGGGGTGTTTTGGGCGCTCCTTTATCTCTCTGCCCAATCTAAGGTAGAACTGCTCCAGGAAGAGTTCTATCAGGATTTGCGAGTGCGGAGTCTGGCGGGATCTGAGACGGATTCCCTGGAAAACTCTGCTGTGTCCAACTTGCTGGATTAG
- a CDS encoding lipopolysaccharide assembly protein LapA domain-containing protein, whose amino-acid sequence MRQINFVVIFVICLALVLFGIENTEPAVIHVVEGLDLQAPLSIELLLAMGIGAVLAWVFSVWNQIQNLLESGRELRQRDVRIQELEQDIQRYKVELEAQQRLLPASQPAPQDVEVTEVFAK is encoded by the coding sequence ATGCGCCAAATCAACTTTGTCGTCATCTTTGTGATTTGTCTGGCCCTAGTGCTGTTTGGCATCGAAAATACTGAGCCTGCGGTCATTCATGTGGTGGAGGGGCTAGATCTTCAGGCTCCGCTGTCGATCGAGCTTTTGCTAGCAATGGGCATTGGCGCAGTCTTGGCCTGGGTCTTTAGCGTGTGGAATCAAATTCAAAATTTGCTGGAGTCCGGGCGCGAGTTGCGGCAGCGAGATGTGCGGATTCAGGAATTGGAACAGGACATCCAGCGCTATAAGGTGGAGTTGGAAGCACAGCAGCGCCTGCTGCCTGCTTCGCAGCCTGCCCCTCAAGACGTGGAAGTGACCGAGGTCTTCGCCAAGTAG
- a CDS encoding sugar transferase, translating into MQIAERRAELKEVHPSVTSKAKRLIDILGALVGLAITGAILIPVAIAIWVDDPGPIFYSQIRCGLNGQFFRIWKFRSMVVDADKVKHLVKNEAQGLIFKNEKDPRITRVGRFLRRTSLDELPQFWNVLMGQMSLVGTRPPHPG; encoded by the coding sequence ATGCAAATCGCTGAGCGACGAGCCGAATTGAAGGAAGTGCATCCCTCGGTGACCAGTAAGGCAAAGCGCTTGATTGACATTCTGGGCGCACTGGTAGGGTTGGCGATTACAGGGGCAATCCTAATTCCAGTGGCGATCGCCATCTGGGTAGATGACCCCGGGCCCATCTTCTACAGCCAAATCCGCTGCGGACTCAACGGTCAGTTTTTCCGCATCTGGAAGTTCCGCTCAATGGTCGTCGATGCCGATAAGGTCAAGCACCTGGTTAAAAACGAAGCTCAAGGACTCATTTTTAAGAACGAAAAAGACCCCAGAATCACTCGCGTCGGACGGTTTCTCCGTCGAACCAGCCTCGACGAACTGCCCCAGTTTTGGAATGTCCTGATGGGACAGATGAGCCTGGTAGGGACTCGTCCCCCCCACCCAGGATGA
- a CDS encoding sugar transferase: MKCRNTAPHHFQRLAVKPGITGEWQANGRSTVKDFEEIVKMDLAYQKKWSVGYDIQLILKTIQAVLNKSGAC; encoded by the coding sequence ATGAAGTGTCGAAATACAGCCCCCCACCACTTCCAGCGTCTCGCCGTAAAACCCGGAATCACGGGAGAATGGCAAGCAAACGGGCGCTCTACCGTCAAAGACTTTGAAGAAATCGTCAAGATGGATCTGGCTTATCAGAAAAAGTGGTCTGTGGGCTATGATATTCAGCTCATTCTTAAGACGATCCAGGCTGTGCTTAACAAGAGTGGTGCTTGCTAA